One region of Chitinivorax sp. B genomic DNA includes:
- a CDS encoding GNAT family N-acetyltransferase codes for MTITIVTVEDPHHPDLDRCDGGFWVTETLQPNVTDGKLGYVVIPIDSPYEKRYADVDDENDNDEPSDARFLAYVNGKVAGQLSLSRHWNGFACIDDIVVDKAFRRFGVGRHLVSLAIEWSRQQGLPGVTLETQSNNVAACRLYERCGFVLKGFDSGLYQGLNPQTSEIALFWYWQAPDNLSSPNL; via the coding sequence CTTGATCGTTGCGATGGCGGCTTTTGGGTCACCGAGACCCTGCAGCCCAACGTCACGGATGGTAAATTGGGGTATGTAGTGATACCTATCGACTCGCCCTATGAAAAACGCTATGCCGATGTGGATGATGAAAACGACAACGATGAGCCATCGGACGCCCGCTTCCTAGCTTATGTGAACGGCAAAGTGGCTGGCCAGTTATCCCTGTCCCGACATTGGAATGGTTTTGCCTGCATTGACGACATCGTAGTAGACAAGGCTTTTCGACGTTTTGGTGTGGGACGCCACTTGGTGTCACTGGCCATCGAGTGGTCACGGCAACAGGGCCTACCCGGTGTCACACTGGAAACACAAAGCAATAACGTAGCAGCATGCCGGCTATATGAACGCTGCGGCTTCGTGTTGAAAGGGTTTGATAGCGGCCTATATCAAGGCCTGAACCCACAAACCAGTGAAATTGCGCTGTTCTGGTATTGGCAAGCCCCTGATAACCTGTCGTCACCAAACCTGTGA